One Takifugu flavidus isolate HTHZ2018 chromosome 3, ASM371156v2, whole genome shotgun sequence genomic window, ATGCATGTGCAGCAGGTTTAACCAGGCATGCACCCCTGAGAAAATTTTATAAGAAAGTTTTCCATATTACAGCAGCAACGGAAGCAAATCAAATATACACATcacataaatgtgttttcatagGAGAACAATCACAATGACAATATGGTATCTgccattttcaaataaatgctgTCGTTAATAAAAACTCTGTAGTGATTCCCAAATAACTTCTGAAGATTTCCGTGATGGAAATTTGACGCGCTAATTCTTTAGCATGACCAAACACATCCCCTCCCCTGATCTGTAGCTCAGCACATGTTTCTTCTGCATAATACTGCTCACAACATGCTGCTTATTGACTTTCTAACAATCTTAACAATGACAACTAAAACAAATGAAGATGCTGTTTCAGATGTTGTTTTTAAACCCATCCTTAATCTGTCATAATTGTCACAATTTGACGTTAGAGTTTCCCTCCAAAGGTTCAGATGTTTGAGCTGGAGAGCCACAAGATTGAGACATGGAGAGGTGACTCATTTCAAAGTAAATGCACAAGGAATATCAGTCATCACACCACACAAACCTCCATGAATATCCACTggagctctttctttttctgtctaGATGTTTATTTACAATGTTCCAGACACTTCCTTATTAGCATTTCTCCACAGGCCAGGCAAGTATGGGCTCATTTCAATACTGCCCTGAGTCTGTTTGAGGCGCTTCAACCGATCTTTTCTGTTTACTCATCAGTCTATTTGATGCTATCTACTCCTTACTGAAATACAAGATTCATCGGCTGCCAGTCATCGATCCAGAGTCTGGGAATGTTTTGCATATACTGACCCACAAAAGAATCCTTAGGTTTCTCCACATATTTGTAAGTTTAACTCAGGTGGTTGATGTTCTATTTGGACTTCTTCTTCTATTGAATTGGCACTGTTATTCCATGGTGTATGTGTTTATTCAGGGAAAGAAAATTCCCAAGCCTGCATTTGTGGGAAAGCAGATCCAGAAGCTTGGGATTGGAACCTTTACCAACATTGCCACCGTCCAGCAAACAGCGACCCTTTATGACGCCCTCTCCATTTTTGTAGACAGAAGAGtgtctgcacttcctgttgtgaaTGAAAAAGGTGCAAAATGGGGAAGGCTACATTTATAATCTGTCAGATCTCTATCTCAAAAATGTGTACATTGAATATAAATTTTTAATTCTTTCAATAAGTCAGAAGTCTGCTGTATTAGCATATCAATctgaaaaaaatctaaatttaacataaattctgacttgttgcaaaataaaacacaaaaattcTCAGAATGAAATCATCTTCCATACTTGTAAgttattactattatcattattatttgaCTGCAAATTCATATATAAAGTAGAATAGcatgaaaataattagatgcaCCATATAAGCAAATACACGTGCATTCTGTCAATGAtgtaaacatttacaaaaaaaatttCAGGAAAAGTGGTGGCTCTCTACTCAAGATTTGATGTGATTGTAAGTATGACAAGCAAATATGGATTTATTCCACTCTTGAGATGTTCAAACAATGTCCTTATTCTCAGAATCTAGCAGCCCAGAGGACATATAACCACCTGGATATGACTATGCAGGAGGCCATTCGCAGACGCGTGGGATTTGTTGAGGGAGTAATCAAGTGCTATCCCGACGAAACCTTGGACACCATCATTGAGCGTATTGTCAATGCCAAGGTACAGGTGTTTGAAGAAGGACACAAGGCATTTGTTATTAACGTAACGTCTCTGCTTGTACTTAACCTGCTTGTTCCAGGTCCATCGCCTGGTCCTGGTGGACAGGGCTGATGTGGTGAGGGGCATCATCTCTctttctgacctgctgcaggccATGGTTTTATCCCCTGCAGGTATTGACGTCCTTTGACTCTTACAGCCGGAGGAGCGTGGTCACCTCTCCTCCTTTGCTACTGGGGTAGATGGGATTCCTGGCCATGTATCCAATAaggtattttttttactgcagcaaccctgttttgtgtttcttcaCAAATCGAAGAAAAATGCAGTGCTTAGatggtttgtttatttttttgatcATTTGTGTTGCAGGTGCcaaacagatttgttttttgtctttgagAAATCAACATGTAAGTGAAATGATTACCAGAGCAAGAACAAGAATTCCTTGGGtggtattatttattttaaaactcacAATAACATGTATATTCTTGTAACATAAAATGAACATTGAGCTAACTTTTTAGCCATGTAAGGAATCTACAAAAGCTACAAAATGTCTATCTTGGCTGTATTTGATCAAATTGGtcaatatatttttatttgctAGTGAATGTTGATGCATTAAACATTTGTATTACATGATTTTTCCCCAATTATTTTGCTTACAGTGATTTACAACTAACCTATATATCAAAATATAAcacattgttattattgttgttattgttgttgtggtaATGTTATCACCGTAAgatattaaatgtgtgttgatTAGTATATTAATATTTACTATTTTAAATCTATTATATGTTTTGTAATGCGCAGAAATTTCTACCAAATATAACACATAAACATTTCACATATACTATCTAGaatgaattaaataaatctaaaaagTACCAAAGTACCTgttaactttaaaaaataaaataaaataaaataaaataaaataagtatTTAAAATAGTTCTGTTACCAGTACCGTACCTGGGGAAACACGTGACAGATTTTCTTGTCCTCGTGATCCGCCTGTCCAAGATATTGCGCATCTCACTCTGGCGACGCCAAAACTCCGCCTCCTCTCTTTCCGACCCGCCTCCCTCTGGCCCTGATTGGCTACCACCTCAAAGCTGTCCTGCAGCCAAAGCGCGCGCGTAACCAGTTCTCTGAAGGCCCGCCCATCTGTGCCAGCAGGACACAATATTGCAACATTTGGGCTTAAGAAGTTGCATCATATGTAATTTTTGAAACGGGGATTACCTTATATTTCCTATTAAAGTACAGGTAAAACGTGGAGTAAATTTGTGAAATTATGTTAGCTCGATTGTCGGCACCTTTCCAATGTGAAGACAGTcgtgaaaatgcatttttacaaAACGCGTTTTCTTTAATATCAATGAAATATTGGCATTTTAATGATGGGAGCATTATTGAATTTTTAACTTGTTAGGTAGCGCTTGGCGttggcattttattttgaaagtctgaCACGGAAACGCTATCATTTTTACGTCTTGACGTTTGTTTTTGCATAAACCCCGTGAtccaaaacaacacaacaaagtgGAGAAACATGGCGAGCGGAGAGGAGGCCAGAAGACGCCCCTCGGTTACCTCGTCTTCAGTAGGCCTGGAGGCTCTGTTTCCCGCTGGGACATCGGAACAGCCTTGCGCGGACGTAAACCCGGAGCTTGTCCGCCTGCGTGAGCGGCTTCAGGTTTGGCTATCGCAGTATgagcccctgctgctgctggggcagaGGCTCCTGGTCTGGGAGAGGCCGTTGTACAGCATCTCTGTCGCCCTGACTCTTCACACTTTGTTCTGGTAATTATCGATTCCACGTGTGATCCTTCTTTATCTCCCTTTTTGACATTCCTGCACGGTTACATTCAGTGCTAACATCAGAGGGGCTATTGCGTACGTGTTGCATGATAGTTGGATTATCCTTAGCTTCATGCTAACGTAGCTTGCAAGCAACGCCAGTCCTAAATTTCTACCTTGACATCTTTGTCGACATGAATGGAAGTGTAAAACCAATGCAAAAACTGTTGCAAAAATAAAGGACCGAGTTGTTgcacttgtttttcttcagcttATTACCCTCCTGAGTGACCCAGGCCTTGTTCACCAGCTGTCAGAAACAGCCAGTGCGTGCTTGGAAATGAACATCGTAGTAAATATGTTAGACATGTGTGTGAGCCTAAACTGGTTAGATGTCTGTGTCCCCCAGGCTGATGTCTTCCACCTCCCTGCGACCTCTCTTCCTGTTGAGTGTGTCCCTGCTGGGGCTTATGCTGCTGGAGAGATGGAAACCGAATTTGCCCATAATTACAGGTAAGTCAGGGTGTTTAAAACAGGTTTGCATAAACCTAAAGAACTCTATTATTCAGAGCCTTAACCTCTGAAACATGGTAATATATGTTTATTCTGTTATGACATTTGCCATATGACTAACCCATACATCATCTTTCAAAGTTTTAGGCTAGTTTCAATTACTTGACTTTTAAAATGGgaattttgcaaaaaaaaaagattgcaaACCATAAATCAGTAACACCGATTAAAACAGACAGGATTATTAAATGACCTTTGTACCAAAATATTATGATATATACACTGAAGCTGAGGCACTGTGACGATTAAAGATCTATCATttgaaaaatgtacattttttacTTTACGATTACTGCTACTTTACTGCTAATTGAGTGTTTCTTTTACTGTAGTTCGACCCACAGAACCTCACCTGCTGCAAAGGTATGTAGTGAATGCACAAGCAGATTACCTGTATGGTCCCCTTTTGTTGGCACTCCTCGCGTTTTGTCATATACAAACATAATTCTAAAAAGAGTTTCAGGTGTAAAGTTTCATGGTAAACCATGCTGCTGCAATGTTGTTctcaaatcaaaataaattgGCATTGTTTTCATAGATTTATGGACCATTTTGATACAAAATTGCTTAATTAAATATATCCAAATTTATCCTTTTAGGATTAATATGAAGAACTTACAGTATATGTTGGTGGTTACAGTAAATGGGAGGTCAAGAACGAGAGGTTGATTTACATGCAAAAAATCACAAGACGTACCTTTATTGCTATGTCGATGTTTGAGTTTGCATTCTCTTTTGGCTAAAGTGAAACAATGAGCATGGAGCAACGTCTGCTCAGTATTccggagctcagccaccatctCGCTGAGAGCTACCTGACTTGCTGCCTCTACCTGCAGGAGACGCTGCAGTACAAACGACAGAACCAGGGCAAGGTGCGCAATTCTTACCAGTGAATGATGACATcataaataattaaaagcaTGCACAACAAAGCATAATTGTcagttgtgtatttttttccccagttctgTGCAGTGATGTGCAGTGGCTGCTTTGTACTTGCTGTGGTTGGACATTATGTACCAGGAATTATGATTTCCTATATCATAGGTAAGTCTCTCCCTTCTGAatcaattaaaaaatgtaactttTATACTTTATAGCAAGTATAGATGTTAATACCAAAACATATGACTTAAGCCAATTTTTTGGTGTAATTTAGTTTTACAGTTTCTTTTTCCGTTTCTACATATTAcatgaaatgtatgtttttatgaACCTAAAGACTTCAAGGATGACATCAAATGTTCTTTCATCTTTTCAGTTTTGAGTGTACTGTTGTGGCCACTGGTGGTTTACCATGAACTGATCCAGAGGATGTACACGGGCCTGGAGCCGATCCTGATGAAACTGGACTACAGCATGAAGGGAGATACTGCGCACCGCAAGCACGACAAGTGGAGTAAGTCTGCTGTGATTTAAGTCCCACCTAATGCTGTCAAGTATGGTGGTGAATCAAAATATTACAGCTCTTTTTGTGGAAATGTCACCTTAAGGCAATAAAGCATTCATTATACCATGTATGAATCAATGTGTTATTTAATAGCGGTGAAGAAGGAATCGGAAGAGGGGGATGAACCAAGAGCTGaaacagagagtgagagtgaagaggagctgtCCTGCTTTGCTCCAACCGTACGTATAGACTCTTACCACAACGTCCAGCCCTCATATATACAATAAACCGCTGAAGAATAGAATACTTGTTGTCGGCTGTAGTGTTGCACTTGCACTGGTGTGTACGGTGCCTGATATTGTGAGAGCGTGTCGAGTCATTATTTTCACAACATCGTGTTAGTGAATTAAATGTGCAACTAAATCCAGACAAGCAGAATTGAAAGATAATGCGTTCACCCACTGCCCTCTGATTATTGATGTTATTGGCCTGAAGAGACTGAacaataaagtttgactgattACATCCTGTTTGCTGCCACCTGTGTAATGAAGTGTTGTATTACGCAGGTGGATGTGAAGACCACAGCTCTGGCCATGGCCATCACAGACTCAGAGTTGTCGGATGAGGAGGCATCAATCTTGGAGAGCGGAGGATTTTCTGTCTCGAGAGCGACCACTCCTCAGCTCACCGACCTGTCTGAGGGTGAGAAAACACACGTCTTCTTTCCACACGCACAAGTACTGGCTGCATAACCAACTGCTAATTACTTTTAAAGCCAGAATATATTATGTTATAGCAGTTCAGATGAATTATATTCAGAATTAAAATGCCAACTCAAAGGAGGTGAGAGCACTGTTGTTTTTATGAACAAGTAACGATCCAAGACGTGTTTCCAGTAGTTTTTGGAGGTACTGCTAGGGAATTGGTGCTGCTGAATGAGTTATAATTTTTCTTAGTTGAGACAGAGAAAAGTAATTATTTTATTACTGTATAAAGTCATTCGGTGTTTTACTAGATTTGTaccacattcttttttttttttccagttagTCTCCATGTAAGCAAATCAAACCGCTCTCAGTTTTTgcacttgtttgttttaattgatgTATTGAGTTAGCATTTTTCTCataacaacaacacacagcttATTTGTGGCAGCTTCTCCATCTTTATCACAGTAGTAGATATCCATGAGAGCTATGCTCAAGAGTTTTCTCACTATATGGCGTTTTAACATCCTCACCATTTGCCAAGGAGGCTCTTTTTGTGTATCCCTTTGAGATTTCCAATGATGTACTAATGTCTTTACGTGTTACATCAACCTGTATATTGGTTTTGCAGCATAAATGTTgaagggttttttgttttgtttttttcatttctacTGTCTCTTTGTCTAAGATCTAGACCAGCAGAGCTTACACAGTGAGCCAGAGGAATCCTACTTGCGGGATCTCCCCGAATTTCCTTCAGTTGAGGATTTCCCATCCATTG contains:
- the prkag3a gene encoding 5'-AMP-activated protein kinase subunit gamma-1 isoform X1, yielding MEPLSQVSYQRKKQEIDKEEADATVYMNFMKSHCCYDAIPGSCKLIIFDTQLQVKKAFFALVANGLRAALLWDNKLQTFVGMLTITDFINILHCYYKSPMSFPPKVQMFELESHKIETWRGDSFQNVYLQCSRHFLISISPQASLFDAIYSLLKYKIHRLPVIDPESGNVLHILTHKRILRFLHIFGKKIPKPAFVGKQIQKLGIGTFTNIATVQQTATLYDALSIFVDRRVSALPVVNEKGKVVALYSRFDVINLAAQRTYNHLDMTMQEAIRRRVGFVEGVIKCYPDETLDTIIERIVNAKVHRLVLVDRADVPEERGHLSSFATGVDGIPGHVSNKVPNRFVFCL
- the prkag3a gene encoding 5'-AMP-activated protein kinase subunit gamma-1 isoform X3 — encoded protein: MEPLSQVSYQRKKQEIDKEEADATVYMNFMKSHCCYDAIPGSCKLIIFDTQLQVKKAFFALVANGLRAALLWDNKLQTFVGMLTITDFINILHCYYKSPMSFPPKVQMFELESHKIETWRDVYLQCSRHFLISISPQASLFDAIYSLLKYKIHRLPVIDPESGNVLHILTHKRILRFLHIFGKKIPKPAFVGKQIQKLGIGTFTNIATVQQTATLYDALSIFVDRRVSALPVVNEKGKVVALYSRFDVINLAAQRTYNHLDMTMQEAIRRRVGFVEGVIKCYPDETLDTIIERIVNAKVHRLVLVDRADVPEERGHLSSFATGVDGIPGHVSNKVPNRFVFCL
- the prkag3a gene encoding 5'-AMP-activated protein kinase subunit gamma-1 isoform X5, producing the protein MEPLSQVSYQRKKQEIDKEEADATVYMNFMKSHCCYDAIPGSCKLIIFDTQLQVQMFELESHKIETWRGDSFQNVYLQCSRHFLISISPQASLFDAIYSLLKYKIHRLPVIDPESGNVLHILTHKRILRFLHIFGKKIPKPAFVGKQIQKLGIGTFTNIATVQQTATLYDALSIFVDRRVSALPVVNEKGKVVALYSRFDVINLAAQRTYNHLDMTMQEAIRRRVGFVEGVIKCYPDETLDTIIERIVNAKVHRLVLVDRADVPEERGHLSSFATGVDGIPGHVSNKVPNRFVFCL
- the prkag3a gene encoding 5'-AMP-activated protein kinase subunit gamma-1 isoform X2, with the protein product MEPLSQVSYQRKKQEIDKEEADATVYMNFMKSHCCYDAIPGSCKLIIFDTQLQVKKAFFALVANGLRAALLWDNKLQTFVGMLTITDFINILHCYYKSPMVQMFELESHKIETWRGDSFQNVYLQCSRHFLISISPQASLFDAIYSLLKYKIHRLPVIDPESGNVLHILTHKRILRFLHIFGKKIPKPAFVGKQIQKLGIGTFTNIATVQQTATLYDALSIFVDRRVSALPVVNEKGKVVALYSRFDVINLAAQRTYNHLDMTMQEAIRRRVGFVEGVIKCYPDETLDTIIERIVNAKVHRLVLVDRADVPEERGHLSSFATGVDGIPGHVSNKVPNRFVFCL
- the prkag3a gene encoding 5'-AMP-activated protein kinase subunit gamma-1 isoform X4; this translates as MEPLSQVSYQRKKQEIDKEEADATVYMNFMKSHCCYDAIPGSCKLIIFDTQLQVKKAFFALVANGLRAALLWDNKLQTFVGMLTITDFINILHCYYKSPMVQMFELESHKIETWRDVYLQCSRHFLISISPQASLFDAIYSLLKYKIHRLPVIDPESGNVLHILTHKRILRFLHIFGKKIPKPAFVGKQIQKLGIGTFTNIATVQQTATLYDALSIFVDRRVSALPVVNEKGKVVALYSRFDVINLAAQRTYNHLDMTMQEAIRRRVGFVEGVIKCYPDETLDTIIERIVNAKVHRLVLVDRADVPEERGHLSSFATGVDGIPGHVSNKVPNRFVFCL
- the prkag3a gene encoding 5'-AMP-activated protein kinase subunit gamma-1 isoform X6, which translates into the protein MEPLSQVSYQRKKQEIDKEEADATVYMNFMKSHCCYDAIPGSCKLIIFDTQLQVQMFELESHKIETWRDVYLQCSRHFLISISPQASLFDAIYSLLKYKIHRLPVIDPESGNVLHILTHKRILRFLHIFGKKIPKPAFVGKQIQKLGIGTFTNIATVQQTATLYDALSIFVDRRVSALPVVNEKGKVVALYSRFDVINLAAQRTYNHLDMTMQEAIRRRVGFVEGVIKCYPDETLDTIIERIVNAKVHRLVLVDRADVPEERGHLSSFATGVDGIPGHVSNKVPNRFVFCL
- the retreg2 gene encoding reticulophagy regulator 2 codes for the protein MASGEEARRRPSVTSSSVGLEALFPAGTSEQPCADVNPELVRLRERLQVWLSQYEPLLLLGQRLLVWERPLYSISVALTLHTLFWLMSSTSLRPLFLLSVSLLGLMLLERWKPNLPIITVRPTEPHLLQSETMSMEQRLLSIPELSHHLAESYLTCCLYLQETLQYKRQNQGKFCAVMCSGCFVLAVVGHYVPGIMISYIIVLSVLLWPLVVYHELIQRMYTGLEPILMKLDYSMKGDTAHRKHDKWTVKKESEEGDEPRAETESESEEELSCFAPTVDVKTTALAMAITDSELSDEEASILESGGFSVSRATTPQLTDLSEDLDQQSLHSEPEESYLRDLPEFPSVEDFPSIDPNLLHFPLRSSSQGIGPQAGAQSAEEPLSPASLLIQHLASPLHFVNTHFNGHGRPASSEEGAVPVGAGLLEEKEKQSVMVQGAQRSLEALSEEIVSTAISTVVQNTLSALLRSSEASEDTLAEFLPTGIPPSPLETSTQPTEPVASTSAGELEDNEDLNETREKECGAGEVMPDDTLVATEEEDFELLDQSELEMVDEALDLSSVREGVEGAPHTSQHQS